A genomic window from Streptomyces mirabilis includes:
- a CDS encoding NAD(P)H-binding protein: MVASNLVLISNAGDVGRTVLDQLRAWDVPARVMVRRDDARAAELRVLGAEVVVGDLTRPETVAAALEGVGRMYFAMPVSPDQLLAATVVASVAREQGELDGLVDMSQMTVSQMTATSTGESHQQRLHWLSEQVLDWSGLPVVHIRPTAFLDNPLFTTLAARSIRDNGTIALPFGTGRTSPVAVDDVARVVATVLRDPAPHVGHVYELTGPRTVDMTEMAEEFSRALGRPVSYVDVPLGQWRTEVLAEAGLPLHTEQHIATMARLHRENRYDRASDDVERVTGVPARTIEAFVAARRDFYLG, translated from the coding sequence TTGGTTGCCAGCAATCTTGTTCTCATCTCCAACGCCGGTGACGTGGGCCGCACGGTCCTCGACCAACTGCGCGCGTGGGACGTGCCCGCGCGGGTGATGGTCCGCCGCGACGACGCGCGTGCGGCCGAGCTGCGTGTGCTCGGCGCGGAGGTCGTCGTCGGAGACCTGACCCGGCCCGAGACCGTCGCCGCCGCGCTGGAGGGTGTCGGGCGGATGTACTTCGCGATGCCCGTGTCGCCGGACCAGCTGCTCGCGGCGACCGTGGTGGCCAGCGTGGCGCGCGAGCAGGGGGAGCTGGACGGCCTGGTCGACATGTCCCAGATGACGGTGTCGCAGATGACCGCCACCAGCACCGGGGAGTCGCACCAGCAGCGGCTGCACTGGCTGTCGGAGCAGGTGCTGGACTGGTCGGGTCTGCCGGTGGTCCACATCCGGCCGACGGCGTTCCTGGACAATCCGCTGTTCACCACACTGGCGGCGCGATCGATCCGGGACAACGGCACGATCGCGCTGCCGTTCGGCACCGGACGCACCTCGCCGGTCGCCGTGGACGACGTCGCCCGCGTCGTCGCCACCGTGCTCCGCGATCCGGCCCCGCACGTCGGGCACGTCTACGAGCTGACCGGGCCACGCACGGTCGACATGACCGAGATGGCCGAGGAGTTCTCACGGGCGCTGGGGCGTCCGGTGTCCTATGTCGACGTGCCGCTCGGCCAGTGGCGGACCGAGGTGCTCGCCGAGGCGGGCCTGCCGCTGCACACCGAACAGCACATCGCCACCATGGCCCGACTGCACCGGGAAAACCGCTACGACCGCGCGTCCGACGACGTCGAACGCGTCACGGGCGTGCCTGCCCGGACGATCGAGGCGTTCGTGGCCGCGCGCAGGGACTTCTACCTGGGCTGA
- a CDS encoding histidinol-phosphate transaminase translates to MADNVASLFRGTAAHSPSMAALARESDGIGPIDFCIPCNPYFPTPGMFDELAGRLREIITYYPSSADTITAELCALLQLPPSCVAMGNGSTELITWIDHLLVRESLAIPVPTFGRWTDQPMETGKRVDMFPLMESNGFALDPAQYIEFIRARGTRVAVICNPNNPDGGFLSRRAVVNFMDQLQDLDLIVIDESFLEFADAENDPSVVEEAVLRPNVIVLRSLGKNFGLHGIRFGYLVANPALAGKIRSMLPKWNLNSFAETVVFMLKEHGAEYMESLHLVRRDRLDMARQLSALPGLTVYPSQGNFLFVRLPVGAEGTVVRDRLLSEHRILVRECGNKIGSSSRFLRLVVRPETDVRRLVSGMEQVLYGSRRGAAVPELGTGTSYSSGTAAVDRLISETNGVGMPLAAQAAAMPSLPPAQTWPGPAPAQAPTGMPGLVPAPAPAAAMMPQQQPAARMPAPAPPQRQPMPAVAQMPNVAQMPGVAPMQPAPQMQPAAQMMPQAPPMSAVAQMAQMAQAAQAQAQRQQAPIPAVAQAPSPAAQAQARSMQPPPQAPAMPAMAPAPAAGLGQTGMPGLRNRGLTAAQVRGRTEPEPAPAPQPTGWPAAGAMYNQVG, encoded by the coding sequence ATGGCCGACAACGTCGCCTCGCTGTTCCGCGGCACTGCGGCGCACAGCCCCTCGATGGCTGCGCTGGCCCGCGAGAGCGATGGAATCGGCCCGATCGACTTCTGCATCCCGTGCAACCCGTACTTCCCCACCCCCGGTATGTTCGACGAACTGGCCGGGCGGTTGCGCGAGATCATCACGTACTACCCGAGCAGCGCCGACACGATCACGGCCGAGCTGTGCGCGCTGCTCCAACTCCCGCCGAGCTGCGTCGCGATGGGCAACGGTTCCACGGAACTGATCACCTGGATCGACCACCTGCTCGTGCGCGAGTCCCTCGCCATCCCCGTCCCCACCTTCGGCCGCTGGACCGACCAGCCCATGGAGACCGGCAAGCGGGTCGACATGTTCCCGCTCATGGAGTCCAACGGCTTCGCTCTGGACCCGGCCCAGTACATCGAGTTCATCCGCGCCCGCGGCACCCGTGTCGCCGTCATCTGCAACCCGAACAACCCCGACGGCGGCTTCCTCAGCCGCCGTGCGGTCGTCAACTTCATGGACCAGCTCCAGGACCTGGACCTGATCGTCATCGACGAGTCGTTCCTGGAGTTCGCCGACGCCGAGAACGACCCGAGCGTCGTGGAAGAGGCCGTCCTACGGCCCAACGTCATCGTCCTGCGCAGCCTCGGCAAGAACTTCGGCCTGCACGGCATCCGCTTCGGCTATCTCGTGGCCAACCCCGCGCTCGCGGGCAAGATCCGCTCCATGCTGCCCAAGTGGAACCTCAACTCCTTCGCGGAGACCGTGGTGTTCATGCTCAAGGAGCACGGCGCCGAGTACATGGAGAGCCTGCACCTGGTGCGCCGCGACCGCCTCGACATGGCCCGCCAGCTCTCGGCGCTCCCCGGTCTGACCGTCTATCCCTCCCAGGGCAACTTCCTCTTCGTACGGCTTCCCGTGGGCGCCGAGGGCACCGTCGTGCGCGACCGACTGCTGAGCGAGCACCGGATCCTGGTCCGTGAGTGCGGCAACAAGATCGGCTCGTCCAGTCGCTTCCTGAGACTCGTAGTGCGCCCCGAGACGGACGTGCGTCGCCTGGTGTCCGGCATGGAACAGGTGCTCTACGGGTCCAGGAGGGGAGCCGCCGTACCCGAGCTGGGCACAGGGACCAGCTACAGCTCGGGTACGGCGGCGGTGGACCGTCTGATCAGCGAGACGAACGGGGTCGGCATGCCACTGGCCGCGCAGGCCGCCGCGATGCCGAGCCTGCCGCCCGCCCAGACCTGGCCGGGCCCGGCGCCGGCGCAGGCCCCCACCGGGATGCCGGGCCTGGTCCCCGCCCCTGCTCCGGCCGCCGCGATGATGCCGCAGCAGCAGCCCGCGGCACGCATGCCCGCGCCTGCCCCGCCGCAGCGGCAGCCCATGCCCGCGGTCGCCCAGATGCCCAACGTCGCGCAGATGCCCGGGGTGGCCCCGATGCAGCCCGCCCCGCAGATGCAACCGGCCGCCCAGATGATGCCGCAGGCGCCGCCGATGTCCGCGGTCGCTCAGATGGCGCAGATGGCCCAGGCCGCACAGGCTCAAGCGCAACGACAGCAGGCGCCGATCCCCGCCGTCGCCCAGGCCCCGTCACCGGCGGCCCAGGCGCAGGCACGGTCGATGCAGCCGCCGCCGCAGGCACCTGCGATGCCCGCCATGGCCCCCGCCCCGGCCGCCGGGCTGGGCCAGACCGGCATGCCGGGCCTGCGCAACCGGGGCCTGACCGCCGCCCAGGTACGGGGCCGCACCGAGCCGGAACCGGCACCCGCGCCCCAGCCCACGGGCTGGCCGGCGGCGGGCGCGATGTACAACCAGGTCGGCTAG